A window from Vanessa cardui chromosome 21, ilVanCard2.1, whole genome shotgun sequence encodes these proteins:
- the LOC124538694 gene encoding abl interactor 1 isoform X2, producing the protein MKGPARPAPAVPNIAVNRYSPVTNWNDHPFGADVFEPVPCTQKKKPPPRPPPPSVLKQPDVSAKPTHFIRRPTVLSTLLSRKGKNTVNNPSANNQHNSFTNLNSEVDTTKIFPKCDKANVQTGTLIDLSSPPSSPTFTTRSSSDGVSVDSFGSDATTSTNHHNALGGGNASQAESGFEDDFDLFLHSRKPLNKEDTLDDFSTLDPFSAPFVNKPPTVNKSSFYSDSFDTLSSTSSQYSVSQLKGPTIIRAKPARPKPPDNSALLKSTFGSSFQMTSMNINTTTPIQKISNGFAGNVDTKPLSWDHEESPEREPTPPMPTIPPPPPPPIIDDDLPVVWPEDIQVLESPEASDEEEEPYAIALFDYFTDHQEDLCFSANTKITLIRRVNAEWLYGRLRGGSEGLFPSNYVEIKVPLSNDRPSNIGEAIALYDFDPVQSGDLRFNVGDKITILSKISEEWFFGECNGMQGQFPANYVQMC; encoded by the exons ATGAAGGGCCCTGCAAGACCAGCTCCTGCTGTACCAAATATTGCAGTTAACAGGTACTCACCTGTAACAAATTGGAATGATCACCCCTTTGGTGCAGATGTATTTGAACCAGTTCCATGTACTCAAAAGAAGAAGCCTCCACCACGGCCACCACCACCCAGTGTTTTAAAACAGCCAGATGTCTCAGCTAAGCCTACACACTTTATACGTAGACCCACAGTCCTTTCTACGCTTTTGTCTCGTAAAGGTAAAAATACAGTGAATAATCCCAGTGCAAATAACCAACataacagttttacaaatttaaatagtgAAGTGGacactacaaaaatatttcccaaATGTGATAAGGCAAATGTGCAAACGGGGACGCTGATAGATCTATCATCACCACCCAGCTCGCCTACTTTCACAACAAGGTCTAGCAGTGATGGTGTAAGTGTAGATAGTTTTGGATCTGATGCTACAACATCAACAAATCATCACAATGCACTTGGTGGTGGAAATGCCTCTCAAGCTGAGAGTGGTTTTGAAGACGACTTTGATCTGTTCCTGCATTCTAGAAAACCATTGAATAAAGAGGATACCCTGGATGATTTTTCGACCTTAGACCCATTTTCGGCTCCATTTGTTAATAAGCCCCCAACAGTAAATAAGTCTTCATTTTATTCTGATTCTTTTGATACTTTAAGCAGTACTAGCAGCCAATACTCAGTTTCACAATTGAAAGGACCTACAATAATTCGAGCTAAGCCAGCAAGACCAAAGCCACCAGATAATTCAGCTTTATTGAAAAGTACATTTGGAAGTAGTTTCCAAATGACCTCAATGAATATAAACACAACAACTCCAATTCAGAAAATTAGCAATGGCTTTGCGGGTAATGTG GACACGAAGCCCTTAAGTTGGGACCACGAAGAATCTCCAGAAAGGGAACCCACACCCCCAATGCCAACTATTCCTCCACCCCCACCTCCACCGATCATCGATGATGATTTACCAGTAGTGTGGCCGGAAGACATTCAGGTACTGGAATCACCTGAAGCATCTGATGAGGAAGAAGAACCTTACGCTATTGCGCTGTTCGATTACTTTACCGACCACCAAgaagatttatgtttttct gcAAACACGAAGATAACTCTAATAAGACGAGTGAACGCCGAATGGCTGTACGGACGATTGCGCGGTGGTTCCGAAGGTTTGTTCCCGTCCAATTATGTAGAGATCAAGGTTCCGCTGTCAAACGATAGGCCATCGAACATCGGTGAAGCGATAGCCCTATACGACTTCGATCCAGTGCAATCGGGCGATCTTAGGTTTAATGTAGGCGACAAAATCACGATCCTCTCGAAAATAAGCGAAGAATGGTTTTTCGGCGAATGCAACGGCATGCAGGGACAGTTTCCCGCCAACTACGTCCAAATGTGTTAG
- the LOC124538694 gene encoding abl interactor 1 isoform X1, with product MDLFKQGMKGPARPAPAVPNIAVNRYSPVTNWNDHPFGADVFEPVPCTQKKKPPPRPPPPSVLKQPDVSAKPTHFIRRPTVLSTLLSRKGKNTVNNPSANNQHNSFTNLNSEVDTTKIFPKCDKANVQTGTLIDLSSPPSSPTFTTRSSSDGVSVDSFGSDATTSTNHHNALGGGNASQAESGFEDDFDLFLHSRKPLNKEDTLDDFSTLDPFSAPFVNKPPTVNKSSFYSDSFDTLSSTSSQYSVSQLKGPTIIRAKPARPKPPDNSALLKSTFGSSFQMTSMNINTTTPIQKISNGFAGNVDTKPLSWDHEESPEREPTPPMPTIPPPPPPPIIDDDLPVVWPEDIQVLESPEASDEEEEPYAIALFDYFTDHQEDLCFSANTKITLIRRVNAEWLYGRLRGGSEGLFPSNYVEIKVPLSNDRPSNIGEAIALYDFDPVQSGDLRFNVGDKITILSKISEEWFFGECNGMQGQFPANYVQMC from the exons ATGGATCTATTTAAACAGG GTATGAAGGGCCCTGCAAGACCAGCTCCTGCTGTACCAAATATTGCAGTTAACAGGTACTCACCTGTAACAAATTGGAATGATCACCCCTTTGGTGCAGATGTATTTGAACCAGTTCCATGTACTCAAAAGAAGAAGCCTCCACCACGGCCACCACCACCCAGTGTTTTAAAACAGCCAGATGTCTCAGCTAAGCCTACACACTTTATACGTAGACCCACAGTCCTTTCTACGCTTTTGTCTCGTAAAGGTAAAAATACAGTGAATAATCCCAGTGCAAATAACCAACataacagttttacaaatttaaatagtgAAGTGGacactacaaaaatatttcccaaATGTGATAAGGCAAATGTGCAAACGGGGACGCTGATAGATCTATCATCACCACCCAGCTCGCCTACTTTCACAACAAGGTCTAGCAGTGATGGTGTAAGTGTAGATAGTTTTGGATCTGATGCTACAACATCAACAAATCATCACAATGCACTTGGTGGTGGAAATGCCTCTCAAGCTGAGAGTGGTTTTGAAGACGACTTTGATCTGTTCCTGCATTCTAGAAAACCATTGAATAAAGAGGATACCCTGGATGATTTTTCGACCTTAGACCCATTTTCGGCTCCATTTGTTAATAAGCCCCCAACAGTAAATAAGTCTTCATTTTATTCTGATTCTTTTGATACTTTAAGCAGTACTAGCAGCCAATACTCAGTTTCACAATTGAAAGGACCTACAATAATTCGAGCTAAGCCAGCAAGACCAAAGCCACCAGATAATTCAGCTTTATTGAAAAGTACATTTGGAAGTAGTTTCCAAATGACCTCAATGAATATAAACACAACAACTCCAATTCAGAAAATTAGCAATGGCTTTGCGGGTAATGTG GACACGAAGCCCTTAAGTTGGGACCACGAAGAATCTCCAGAAAGGGAACCCACACCCCCAATGCCAACTATTCCTCCACCCCCACCTCCACCGATCATCGATGATGATTTACCAGTAGTGTGGCCGGAAGACATTCAGGTACTGGAATCACCTGAAGCATCTGATGAGGAAGAAGAACCTTACGCTATTGCGCTGTTCGATTACTTTACCGACCACCAAgaagatttatgtttttct gcAAACACGAAGATAACTCTAATAAGACGAGTGAACGCCGAATGGCTGTACGGACGATTGCGCGGTGGTTCCGAAGGTTTGTTCCCGTCCAATTATGTAGAGATCAAGGTTCCGCTGTCAAACGATAGGCCATCGAACATCGGTGAAGCGATAGCCCTATACGACTTCGATCCAGTGCAATCGGGCGATCTTAGGTTTAATGTAGGCGACAAAATCACGATCCTCTCGAAAATAAGCGAAGAATGGTTTTTCGGCGAATGCAACGGCATGCAGGGACAGTTTCCCGCCAACTACGTCCAAATGTGTTAG
- the LOC124538997 gene encoding uncharacterized protein LOC124538997, which produces MFRTRLFRIFQTAYKTNSKRNIVKIRNVTPITLGLVTTAFCDEKSKEFELSWDADCLEHDFLIRQATTVNVNAATQLLTVTLIAIQDTSERLREALTSEICLIKQALEWGDNGTPPHHWDQLVAVRGSLCDLKHNLRTLFSYMDYAEKLATTAAEISYLSGNVVASDAICERIDHACRACNTQKQLTHELQQESLELQQQAIISAPHLEEKLKTESQNDKKQNVKE; this is translated from the exons ATGTTCAGAACTAGACTATTTCGAATATTTCAAACTGCTTATAAAACAAATagcaaaagaaatattgtaaaaatacgaAATGTAACACCGATAACTTTAGGACTTGTAACAACCGCTTTTTGCGACGAAAAATCTAAAGAATTTGAATTATCTTGGGATGCAGACTGCTTGGAACATGACTTTCTTATTCGACAAGCAACCACTGTTAACGTTAACGCTGCAACACAATTGCTTACTGTTACTTTAATTGCTATTCAAGACACTAGCGAAAG ATTAAGAGAAGCATTGACTTcagaaatttgtttaataaaacaagCTCTTGAGTGGGGAGATAATGGTACTCCACCACATCATTGGGATCAGCTAGTTGCTGTCCGTGGTTCCTTATGTGATCTTAAGCACAATCTACGAACACTCttca gCTACATGGACTATGCAGAAAAATTGGCAACTACTGCTGCAGAAATATCATACTTATCTGGGAATGTAGTAGCTTCTGATGCTATATGCGAAAGAATTGATCATGCATGCAG agcTTGTAACACTCAAAAACAATTAACACATGAGTTGCAGCAAGAGAGCTTGGAGTTACAGCAGCAGGCCATTATAAGTGCACCCCACcttgaagaaaaattaaaaactgaatcacaaaatgataaaaagcaaaatgttaaagaataa
- the LOC124538875 gene encoding cysteine-rich hydrophobic domain-containing protein 2, with protein sequence MADFDAIYPDETEPEENIEETHVTLVPDPIVVRGAGNMTVFGLSNRFNGEFPSGLQSRVAPEEYQATVARINSVLKKTLPVNVKWLFCGCVCCCCTLGCSLWPVICLSKRTQHSLNKLLEWENSRLYNKLGLRWRLTKQHCDSSSMMEYVLLIEFIPKIPIYRPD encoded by the exons atggcaGACTTTGATGCTATATATCCTGACGAGACAGAGCCCGAGGAGAATATAGAAGAGACTCATGTGACATTAGTGCCTGACCCTATCGTCGTCCGAGGAGCTGGTAACATGACAGT GTTTGGTTTGAGCAACCGGTTTAATGGAGAGTTTCCTTCCGGCCTGCAGTCTCGTGTAGCACCGGAAGAGTACCAGGCGACAGTAGCCCGTATAAATAGTGTACTGAAGAAAACATTACCTGTTAACGTCAAGTGGCTTTTCTGTGGCTGTGTGTGTTGTTGCTGTACACTAGGATGCTCTCTTTGGCCTGTAATTTGTCTAAGTAAAAGG acGCAACATTCGCTGAATAAACTTCTGGAATGGGAGAATAGTCGCCTATACAATAAACTGGGCCTCCGCTGGCGTCTCACGAAACAACATTGCGACTCATCCTCTATGATGGAATATGTGCTTCTAATAGAATTTATACCTAAAATTCCAATATACAGGCCGGATTAA
- the LOC124539000 gene encoding E3 ubiquitin-protein ligase Arkadia-like encodes MTERAYDGEQTSSAWDIPGPSSIAAILDTVYTSPASDNILRNEEMECDPLFAESDDEVEVLPVPIEVMSERSAPTPKNAISSSYVNSTSPIQPLSHPVSAYTPVPEEYQPLPDSSSSIEYGLSRNNPDSTISHAPGLHDLNMRYQPKPANQQSGYFYPNYIHYASVRPTAEYIVAPYPSNNMIVLGEDRSHVPINYTLSSNQPQMQDTNMTHIGYEHMSTVNDSLNHFPSNGSRNQGHANNLERPSRKLNISPRRKQSKENESNPNTIEVSSEEEDNLSTPSKKQCDSNITREVSNSNRDQGNSSRPGGSSSSSSTRVDIKREPQEQTEMLTRANRVPANQAQPEHTYQANRPSNQNQAQTTPRPPFGNLPQHHNIQVKQENPAVSRTPHSCTCRSNHVHTCSFLTQADQNMAHRSSPNYFNYHNGSHHHHHHHHHHHHRTFHNAHDNPAGSTNPISNIKEEPGLQPIVKVENVIEQQSQNNNRQPQAAIVKVESMEQVPVKSEPGTSSPRRSKQSSSNNDSVQVKSEPQNVSRKRDIDGVDRRAKDSSPQPGTSSGRIPQSENYTTAKTNNNQANPLKNSEASTGTTGNVLSAPDLQLDWVSDSSSDDDIQVLEEEQNRQVVDLTNSPGRNAQSGEEGATEPPAGAVRSPRPLFESVPHREPPLYHTPPVPSHPHLLHQRRLRCMVACRGCCCAPHARAPHAHPHAHAHSHAHAHAHPHATPPHAHLGERRREGMPIAPPYLVHERLWQRQQHMLEVQRRSLMGDMGGLASGFSLYPPSSYISPRPTTMLAFPDELEHNDLAATPMVLDGQHVHHHMHHYFQMPPHLHISIQPSVTGSGALSALVRAGAGEEGRRAARGASRAVIERNTYRHYYARPAPHHQDEKCTICLSIFEVDSDCRRLPCMHLFHMECVDQWLSTNKHCPICRVDIETHLNKDATF; translated from the exons atgactgaAAGAGCATACGACGGAGAACAAACATCATCTGCGTGGGATATTCCTGGGCCGTCATCTATAGCTGCAATTTTAGATACTGTGTATACGTCTCCGGCCTCTGATAATATACTACGGAAtg AGGAAATGGAATGTGATCCATTATTTGCTGAAAGTGACGATGAAGTAGAAGTCTTGCCTGTCCCTATTGAAGTAATGTCAGAAAGAAGTGCACCAACACCAAAAAATGCTATATCATCAAGTTATGTGAATTCCACTTCACCAATTCAACCTTTATCCCATCCTGTATCTGCATATACTCCTGTCCCTGAAGAATATCAGCCTCTGCCTGACAGTTCTAGTTCTATTGAATATGGTCTTAGTAGGAACAACCCAGATAGTACTATTTCACATGCACCAGGACTTCATGACTTAAATATGCGTTATCAACCAAAACCAGCTAACCAGCAAAGTGGCTATTTTTATCCTAATTATATACACTATGCTAGTGTAAGACCTACCGCAGAGTATATAGTTGCCCCCTACCCCTCAAACAATATGATTGTACTTGGTGAAGACAGGAGTCATGTACCAATAAATTACACACTTTCATCCAATCAGCCACAAATGCAAGATACCAATATGACACACATAGGATATGAACATATGTCCACTGTAAATGATTCTCTTAATCACTTTCCTAGCAATGGAAGTCGAAATCAAGGGCATGCAAATAATTTAGAAAGACCGAgtcgtaaattaaatatatctccTAGGAGAAAACAATCAAAGGAAAATGAAAGTAATCCTAACACAATAGAAGTAAGTTCAGAGGAGGAAGACAATTTATCTACTCCTAGTAAAAAGCAATGTGACAGTAACATCACCAGAGAAGTGTCAAATTCAAATAGAGATCAGGGTAATAGTTCAAGGCCTGGAGGTAGCAGTTCTAGTTCAAGCACAAGGGTAGACATAAAAAGAGAACCACAAGAACAAACCGAGATGTTAACACGGGCTAACAGGGTACCTGCTAATCAAGCTCAACCTGAACACACTTATCAAGCAAATAGGCCAAGCAACCAAAATCAAGCACAAACGACACCGAGGCCACCATTTGGGAATTTACCACAGCATCATAATATACAAGTGAAGCAAGAAAATCCTGCTGTCTCTCGCACTCCCCATAGTTGTACTTGTCGAAGTAACCATGTGCACACATGTTCCTTCCTCACGCAAGCAGATCAAAACATGGCTCACAGATCAAGCCcgaattactttaattatcacAATGGTTCACACCATCATCACCATCACcaccatcaccatcatcatAGGACTTTCCATAATGCTCATGACAATCCAGCAGGTTCAACAAATCCAATCTCAAATATTAAAGAAGAACCTGGTTTGCAGCCAATTGTGAAAGTTGAAAATGTAATAGAACAGCAAAGTCAAAATAATAACAGACAGCCACAAGCAGCAATAGTAAAGGTTGAATCAATGGAACAGGTTCCAGTAAAATCAGAACCGGGGACATCAAGTCCACGGCGGAGCAAACAAAGTAGTAGTAATAATGATTCTGTCCAAGTCAAATCAGAACCTCAAAATGTATCCAGAAAACGTGATATTGATGGAGTTGATCGAAGAGCTAAAGATTCTTCACCGCAACCGGGCACAAGTTCGGGAAGAATACCACAATCAGAAAATTACACAACagcaaaaacaaacaataatcag GCAAATCCACTGAAAAACTCTGAAGCATCCACCGGCACCACTGGCAATGTATTATCTGCACCAGATTTGCAATTAGACTGGGTGTCAGACTCCAGTTCTGATGACGACATTCAGGTTTTAGAAGAAGAACAAAAT AGGCAAGTGGTAGACTTGACGAATTCGCCGGGTCGTAACGCGCAGTCGGGCGAGGAGGGCGCGACGGAGCCGCCAGCGGGCGCCGTGCGCTCCCCGCGCCCGCTGTTCGAGTCCGTGCCGCACCGCGAACCGCCCCTCTACCACACGCCCCCCGTACCCTCGCATCCTCATCTGCTGCATCAAAGGAG ATTGCGGTGCATGGTGGCGTGTCGCGGATGTTGCTGCGCGCCGCACGCACGCGCGCCGCACGCGCAcccgcacgcgcacgcgcactcgcacgcgcacgcgcacgcacacCCGCACGCCACGCCGCCGCACGCGCATC TAGGAGAACGTCGGCGGGAAGGCATGCCCATAGCGCCGCCCTATCTCGTACACGAGCGGCTCTGGCAGCGGCAGCAACACATGTTG gAAGTGCAACGCCGCAGTCTCATGGGCGACATGGGCGGTTTAGCTTCGGGTTTTTCTCTGTACCCGCCATCGTCGTACATTTCTCCTAGACCTACTACAATGCTggct TTCCCCGATGAGCTTGAACACAATGATTTAGCGGCTACCCCTATGGtctt aGATGGCCAACATGTACATCACCACATGCATCACTACTTTCAAATGCCACCCCATCTTCATATCTCCATTCAACCATCAGTCACG GGGTCGGGCGCGCTGTCGGCGCTGGtgcgcgcgggcgcgggcgaggaggggcggcgcgcggcgcggggcGCGTCCCGCGCGGTCATCGAGCGCAACACGTACCGCCACTACTACGCGCGCCCCGCGCCGCACCACCAGGACGAGAAGTGCACCATCTGTCTGTCCATCTTCGAGGTCGACTCGGACTGCAG acgCTTACCATGTATGCATCTATTTCACATGGAGTGTGTGGATCAATGGCTCAGCACAAACAAACACTGTCCAATATGCAGAGTCGATATTGAGACACATCTCAACAAGGATGCTACATTTTAA
- the LOC124538695 gene encoding F-box/WD repeat-containing protein 4 codes for MCDHSILQLPLDVLINILTLLKTSDLRNLMLTCKTMKNLIINEGTLWRLICRKSLILMNSKSELNTSWYKRCKISHNWCKGICTNKVVIQHRTNYMPWLQLCDSERLYLSVGSDLKCYGIDKKGVPHVKTIWSLEVPIIKRMDIRTNDISRFIVKDNLIVCGNRDGCTAIYQLDKNRKLPNLLYFIKDCHQEGEVEVSAVEKLNNTVVTVSNNSPDLKFWKLSCDNNDLEVKPQKINDPQTYCNHEIQLQNEVGCRCMTANNGEDKLAIGLNGNSKPLLLDVNTNNLLIWSASSRNAKEVVRDIQWHDENCIVFVTHSGKLQIIDARTSNVVFKTTDPFHSSLYCVKTDSNNAMLVGSSEYSRCVLFDTRSTRHVQMYFTQKKSSPVYSLDFDSTKLLAAADRGVAALNFNVSASKIKARDYSHTFEYVIR; via the exons atgtgTGACCATTCGATACTGCAGTTGCCTTTAGATGTTTTGATAAACATATTGACGTTATTAAAAACATCAGACCTCCGTAACTTGATGCTGACATgtaaaacaatgaaaaatttaatcataaatgAGGGTACATTATGGAGATTGATATGTCGCAAGAGCCTTATTTTAATGAACAGTAAAAG TGAGCTGAATACTTCTTGGTATAAAAGATGTAAAATATCACATAATTGGTGCAAAGGAATATGCACAAATAAG gtTGTTATCCAACACAGAACTAACTACATGCCTTGGCTTCAGTTATGTGACTCTGAGAGATTGTACCTATCAGTAGGTTCAGATCTAAAGTGTTATGGAATAGATAAGAAAGGTGTACCTCATGTTAAGACTATTTGGTCATTAGAAGTTCCAATCATTAAGAGAATGGATATTCGTACCAATGATATTTCAAGATTCATAGttaaagacaatttaattgTATGCGGTAATAG AGATGGATGTACAGCAATATACCAACtggataaaaatagaaaattgcccaatttattatattttataaaagattgcCATCAAGAAGGAGAGGTAGAAGTATCTGCCgttgaaaaacttaataatactGTAGTTACGGTGTCAAATAATAGTCCAGACTTAAAATTCTGGAAATTGAGTTGTGATAACAATGATCTTGAAGTGAAACCACAAAAGATAAATGATCCTCAAACATATT GCAACCATGAAATTCAGTTACAAAATGAAGTTGGCTGTAGATGCATGACTGCCAACAATGGAGAAGACAAACTGGCTATCGGTCTCAATGGAAATAGTAAGCCCCTTTTACTTGATGTCAATAC CAACAATCTTTTAATATGGAGTGCGTCGTCGAGAAATGCTAAAGAAGTAGTGCGTGATATACAATGGCATGACGAGAATTGTATCGTCTTTGTTACGCATTCAGGAAAGCTACAGATTATTGACGCGAGAACTTCTAATGTG GTTTTTAAAACAACAGATCCATTCCACTCATCCTTATATTGTGTGAAAACTGATTCCAATAACGCAATGTTAGTTGGCTCGTCAGAATATTCGCGGTGTGTTCTATTTGACACACGTAGCACGCGTCACGTTCAA atGTATTTCACTCAAAAAAAGTCGTCTCCGGTATACAGCCTCGATTTCGATTCAACAAAACTACTCGCTGCAGCAGATCGTGGAGTGGCCGCTTTAAATTTCAATGTCAGTGCGTCCAAAATTAAAGCACGGGATTACTCTCACACTTTTGAATATGTAATAAGATag